The following coding sequences are from one Hippopotamus amphibius kiboko isolate mHipAmp2 chromosome 9, mHipAmp2.hap2, whole genome shotgun sequence window:
- the NTAN1 gene encoding protein N-terminal asparagine amidohydrolase → MPLLVEGRRVRLPQSAADLVRAHPFLEERARLLRGQSVQQVGPQGLLYVQQRELAVTSPKDGSISILGSDDATTCHIVVLRHTGNGATCLTHCDGTDTKAEVPLIVNSIKSFSDHTQCGRLEVHLVGGFSDDRQLSQKLTHQLLSEFDRQEDDIHLVTLCVTELNDREENENHFPIIYGIAVNIKTAEIYRASFQDRGPEEELRAARALTGGPMISIYDAKTEQLRIGPYSWMPFPHVDFWLQQGDKQILENLSTSPLAEPPHFVEHIRSTLMFLKKYPSPTNTLFPGNKALLYKKNEDGLWEKISSPGS, encoded by the exons ATGCCGCTGCTCGTGGAGGGGCGGCGAGTGCGGCTGCCTCAGTCCGCCGCGGACCTCGTCCGAGCCCACCCGTTTCTGGAG gAAAGAGCCAGACTTCTCAGAGGTCAGTCTGTTCAACAAGTGGGACCCCAGGGCCTTCTGTATGTTCAGCAAAGAGAGCTTGCAGTGACCTCCCCAAAGGATG gcTCCATCTCCATTCTGGGTTCTGATGATGCCACCACTTGTCACATTGTGGTCCTGAGGCACACAG GTAATGGGGCTACCTGCCTGACACACTGTGACGGAACCGACACCAAAGCTGAGGTCCCCTTGATCGTGAACTCCATAAAATCCTTTTCCGACCACACTCAATGTGGAAG GCTGGAAGTGCACCTCGTGGGAGGCTTCAGTGACGACAGGCAGCTGTCACAAAAGCTGACTCATCAGCTTCTTA GTGAATTTGACAGACAAGAGGATGACATTCACTTGGTGACACTATGTGTGACAG aATTAAATGAccgggaagaaaatgaaaaccactttCCAATAATTTATGGCATTG CTGTCAACATCAAAACCGCAGAGATCTACAGAGCCTCCTTTCAAGACCGAGGTCCGGAGGAGGAGCTGCGCGCCGCCCGAGCTTTAACAGGAGGACCA atgatTAGTATTTACGATGCAAAGACAGAACAACTTCGTATAGGACCGTATTCCTGGATGCCATTTCCCCATGTGGATTTCTGGTTGCAGCAAGGTGATAAGCAAATACTAGAG AACCTTTCCACGTCACCTCTGGCTGAGCCCCCCCACTTTGTTGAACATATCAGATCTACcttgatgtttttaaagaaatacccTTCTCCAACTAACACGCTGTTTCCTGGAAATAAGGCTCTACTctacaaaaaaaatgaagatggcTTATGGGAAAAGATCTCTTCTCCAGGAAGCTAA